A window of the Canis aureus isolate CA01 chromosome 29, VMU_Caureus_v.1.0, whole genome shotgun sequence genome harbors these coding sequences:
- the FGFBP3 gene encoding fibroblast growth factor-binding protein 3 has product MRPLRLGASLSLLLLQLLLLAGCLVVAARRDKGLAGRVAEPAPGPAGRSSGRFVSPERHACSWQLLLRAPGPAAGSELALRCRDPAGARQQCAYRGEPERCAAYAARGSHYWKQVLGGLRRKRRPCRDPAPLKARLCAGKEGHGAELRLVPRASSPARPTAAGFARDPKPRAGSRGPPREPAPGSATAARLPASASPRGKPSEKSKAGKRKAASDPGVERPLGTRPEPDGLDENAKLTETYCAEKWHSLCNFFVNFWNG; this is encoded by the coding sequence ATGAGGCCTCTGAGGCTGGGAGCGTCGCTCTCGCTgttgctgctgcagctgctgctgctggctggcTGCCTCGTCGTGGCCGCCCGGAGAGACAAGGGGCTGGCGGGCCGCGTGGCCGAGCCTGCCCCGGGGCCGGCGGGCCGCTCGTCCGGCCGCTTCGTCAGCCCCGAGCGCCACGCGTGCAGCTGGCAGCTCCTGCTGCGCGCCCCGGGGCCCGCGGCGGGGAGCGAGCTGGCGCTGCGCTGCCGGGACCCCGCCGGCGCGCGCCAGCAGTGCGCCTACCGCGGCGAGCCCGAGCGCTGCGCCGCCTACGCCGCCCGCGGCTCGCACTACTGGAAGCAGGTGCTGGGCGGGCTGCGCAGGAAGCGGCGTCCGTGCCGCGACCCCGCTCCGCTCAAGGCTCGCCTGTGCGCGGGCAAGGAGGGCCACGGCGCCGAGCTGCGCCTGGTGCCCCGCGCGTCCTCGCCGGCGCGCCCCACCGCGGCCGGCTTCGCCCGGGATCCCAAGCCCCGGGCCGGGAGCCGCGGGCCGCCCCGGGAGCCCGCCCCCGGCTCTGCCACAGCGGCCCGCCTTCCCGCGAGCGCGTCTCCCAGGGGGAAGCCCTCCGAGAAGTCCAAAGCCGGCAAGAGGAAGGCGGCCTCCGACCCGGGAGTGGAGCGACCTCTGGGGACCCGGCCCGAGCCCGACGGGCTGGACGAGAACGCGAAGCTCACGGAGACCTACTGCGCCGAGAAGTGGCACTCGCTTTGCAACTTCTTTGTCAATTTCTGGAATGGCTGA